One Paraburkholderia sp. HP33-1 genomic region harbors:
- a CDS encoding sugar ABC transporter substrate-binding protein — translation MNLNSRRRPVARTIVSMCAAAAAVWCASASQAADQPVIGLITKTDTNPFFVKMRQGADAAASKDGAKLITAAGKFDGDNASQVTAIENMMTAGAKAILITPSDTKAIVPSIRKARAAGVMVVALDTPTDPQDATDALFATDNFKAGVLIGKYARSAMNGKPAKIATLDLAPGVSVGVLRHNGFLEGFGVKEGDPSIVCSQDTRGDQAKGQTAMENCLQKAPDINVVYTINEPAAAGAYRALKAAGKDKGVMIVSIDGGCEGVRNVQTGAIAATSQQYPLKMAALGVSAGVDFAKTGKKVSGYQDTGVTLITDKPMSGIDSKDTKFGLDNCWGK, via the coding sequence ATGAATCTGAATTCCCGCAGGCGTCCTGTCGCCAGGACAATCGTGTCGATGTGCGCCGCGGCAGCGGCGGTGTGGTGCGCGAGCGCGAGTCAGGCCGCCGACCAGCCCGTCATCGGCCTGATCACGAAGACCGATACGAACCCCTTCTTCGTCAAGATGCGTCAGGGCGCGGATGCGGCCGCGTCGAAAGACGGCGCGAAACTGATCACGGCCGCCGGCAAGTTCGACGGCGACAACGCGAGCCAGGTCACCGCGATCGAAAACATGATGACGGCCGGCGCGAAAGCGATCCTGATCACGCCGAGCGACACCAAGGCGATCGTGCCGAGCATCAGGAAAGCGCGCGCCGCCGGCGTGATGGTCGTCGCGCTCGATACGCCGACCGATCCGCAAGACGCGACCGACGCCCTCTTCGCCACCGACAACTTCAAGGCCGGCGTGCTGATCGGCAAATACGCCAGGTCCGCGATGAACGGCAAGCCCGCGAAGATCGCCACGCTCGATCTCGCGCCGGGCGTGTCGGTCGGCGTGCTGCGTCACAACGGCTTCCTCGAAGGCTTCGGCGTGAAGGAAGGCGATCCGTCGATCGTCTGCAGCCAGGACACGCGCGGCGATCAGGCGAAAGGTCAGACGGCGATGGAGAACTGCCTGCAGAAAGCACCCGATATCAACGTCGTCTACACGATCAACGAACCGGCCGCGGCCGGCGCGTATCGTGCGCTGAAGGCAGCGGGCAAGGACAAGGGCGTGATGATCGTGTCGATCGACGGCGGTTGTGAAGGCGTGCGCAACGTGCAGACCGGCGCGATCGCGGCGACCTCGCAGCAGTATCCGCTGAAGATGGCCGCGCTCGGCGTCTCCGCCGGCGTCGATTTCGCCAAGACTGGCAAGAAGGTCTCCGGCTATCAGGACACCGGTGTCACCCTGATCACCGACAAGCCGATGTCCGGCATCGACAGCAAGGATACGAAGTTCGGCCTCGACAACTGCTGGGGCAAGTAA
- a CDS encoding LacI family DNA-binding transcriptional regulator has translation MPTLSEVARHAGVTPATVSNVLRKRGRVGETTRQRVLDAVAALGYRPHLAARALAEGRAPTLALMVSSIANPFYPEFALAVERAARASGHFVIICNTNEDPLTGRAYLDQIAGTLSEGVLVTNANLDFADLHKTEARGTPVVLCMWERPTEPPGLPCVAVDFRLAGKLAGEHLLGLGHRRFGAIVGSKASGIHAARYEGFVDALRAAGVTRSRVRHAVDTLHGGYLAARALLEADPQLTAIFATNDLPALGAMYAAADLGLHVPDDLSVIGITDIQLARESRPALTTVAVPTVEVAGLAVELLRELIETSYGQGGRDVRDGTARVPMRISSEPKLVVRASTAAPRSR, from the coding sequence ATGCCCACACTCAGCGAAGTCGCGCGTCACGCCGGCGTCACGCCAGCCACGGTGTCCAACGTGCTGCGCAAGCGTGGCCGCGTCGGCGAAACGACCCGGCAACGCGTGCTCGACGCGGTCGCGGCGCTCGGCTACCGCCCCCATCTCGCCGCGCGCGCGCTCGCCGAGGGCCGCGCGCCGACGCTCGCGCTGATGGTATCGAGCATCGCGAATCCGTTCTATCCGGAGTTCGCACTCGCGGTCGAACGCGCTGCGCGCGCGAGCGGACATTTCGTGATCATCTGCAATACGAACGAAGATCCGCTGACCGGCCGCGCGTACCTCGACCAGATCGCCGGCACCTTGTCCGAAGGCGTACTTGTGACGAACGCGAACCTCGATTTCGCCGATCTGCACAAGACCGAAGCGCGCGGCACGCCAGTCGTGCTGTGCATGTGGGAGCGGCCCACCGAACCACCGGGGCTGCCGTGCGTCGCAGTCGATTTCCGGCTGGCCGGCAAGCTGGCCGGCGAGCACCTGCTCGGACTCGGGCATCGGCGCTTCGGTGCGATCGTCGGCAGCAAGGCGTCGGGCATTCACGCGGCGCGCTACGAAGGTTTCGTCGACGCATTGCGCGCGGCCGGCGTGACGAGGAGTCGCGTGCGGCATGCGGTCGATACGCTCCATGGCGGCTATCTCGCGGCGCGCGCGCTGCTCGAAGCCGATCCGCAACTGACCGCGATCTTCGCCACCAACGACCTGCCCGCGCTCGGCGCGATGTACGCGGCCGCGGACCTCGGCCTGCACGTACCGGACGATCTGTCCGTGATCGGCATCACCGACATCCAGCTCGCGCGCGAGTCGCGCCCCGCGCTGACGACGGTGGCCGTGCCGACCGTCGAGGTTGCGGGGCTTGCAGTGGAACTGCTGCGCGAGCTGATCGAGACGTCGTACGGACAGGGCGGACGTGACGTGCGGGACGGGACGGCGCGAGTGCCGATGCGGATTTCGTCCGAACCGAAACTGGTCGTGCGAGCGTCGACCGCCGCGCCGCGTTCACGTTGA
- a CDS encoding carbohydrate ABC transporter permease, with protein MFPIPIDKWKPATRRAYKLTLPIALLIWLLPMIAVLVTSVRSTEELSEGNYWGWPKHFAMFDNYREALTTSPMLHYFWNSVLITVPSVVGSIALAAMAGFALAIYRFRGNSTLFATFVAGNFVPIQVLMIPVRDLSLQLGLFNTVSALILFHVSFQTGFCALFLRNFIKQLPFELVEAARIEGANEWTVFFRIVLPLIRPALAALSILVFTFVWNDYFWALCLTQGDDAAPITVGVAALKGQWTTAWNLVSAGSILAALPSVAMFFAMQKHFVAGLTFGATKG; from the coding sequence ATGTTTCCGATTCCGATCGACAAATGGAAGCCCGCCACGCGGCGCGCGTACAAACTGACGTTGCCGATTGCACTCTTGATCTGGCTGCTGCCGATGATCGCGGTGCTGGTCACGTCGGTGCGTTCAACCGAAGAACTGAGCGAGGGCAACTACTGGGGATGGCCGAAGCACTTCGCGATGTTCGATAACTATCGCGAGGCCTTGACCACTTCGCCGATGCTGCACTACTTCTGGAATAGCGTGCTGATTACGGTGCCGTCGGTAGTGGGTTCGATTGCCCTCGCGGCGATGGCAGGCTTTGCGTTGGCGATTTATCGCTTTCGCGGAAATTCGACGTTGTTCGCGACGTTCGTCGCGGGCAATTTCGTGCCGATCCAGGTGCTGATGATTCCGGTACGCGACCTGTCGTTGCAACTCGGGTTGTTCAATACCGTGAGCGCGTTGATTCTGTTTCATGTGTCGTTCCAGACCGGCTTTTGTGCGCTGTTTCTGCGCAACTTCATCAAGCAGTTGCCGTTCGAACTGGTGGAGGCGGCGCGCATCGAAGGGGCGAACGAGTGGACCGTGTTCTTCAGGATCGTGCTGCCGCTGATTCGTCCCGCGCTCGCGGCGTTGTCGATCCTCGTGTTCACGTTTGTCTGGAACGACTATTTCTGGGCGTTGTGTTTGACGCAAGGCGATGACGCCGCGCCGATCACCGTTGGCGTGGCGGCGCTGAAAGGGCAGTGGACGACCGCGTGGAATCTCGTTTCGGCGGGATCGATTCTGGCGGCGTTGCCGTCGGTCGCGATGTTCTTCGCGATGCAGAAGCATTTTGTCGCGGGCTTGACGTTTGGTGCGACGAAGGGGTGA
- a CDS encoding DUF2322 family protein, with amino-acid sequence MIEPSNIFKENLARMPAIDDIERIDLVNGSGTVVASIENKPGKQGSLAVYNYLRGAFGTLDAKAAEHGLALFAEHTADARNRPGAHPNVDHLLAIVAGAEALRIDVVPAA; translated from the coding sequence ATGATCGAACCGAGCAACATTTTTAAGGAAAATCTCGCCAGAATGCCGGCGATCGACGACATCGAGCGCATCGATCTGGTCAACGGCAGCGGTACTGTGGTCGCGAGTATCGAGAACAAGCCGGGCAAGCAGGGCTCGCTCGCGGTGTACAACTACCTGCGCGGCGCATTCGGTACGCTCGACGCGAAGGCGGCCGAACACGGCCTCGCGCTGTTCGCCGAGCATACGGCCGACGCGCGCAACCGTCCGGGCGCGCATCCGAACGTCGACCACCTGCTGGCGATCGTCGCTGGCGCCGAGGCATTGCGTATCGACGTCGTACCGGCAGCTTAA
- a CDS encoding ABC transporter permease has translation MSTPSAPAGRPRPSFTEHLPSLSEIGPLIALVLACGFFISQSGRFLSFQNLSLILQQTMVVAVIAIGQTLIVLTGGIDLSCGMVMAFGSIIMTKFAVVLGVPPILAILCGIGASTLFGLLNGLLITRIKLPAFIVTLGTLNIAFALTQIYSNAESVSNLPDAIMFFGNTFRVGAAEVTYGTVLTLLMYLATWFVLRDTVPGRHLYALGNNAEAARLMGLSSQKILLIVYTLAGAIYGIAALLSVSRTGVGDPQAGQTENLDSITAVVLGGTSLFGGRGSIVGTLLGALIVGVFRNGLTLIGVSSVYQVLITGMLVILAVAADKLSHRGR, from the coding sequence ATGTCGACTCCCTCCGCGCCAGCCGGCCGCCCGCGCCCGTCTTTCACCGAGCACCTGCCGTCGCTGTCCGAAATCGGACCGCTGATCGCGCTAGTGCTGGCCTGCGGATTCTTTATCTCGCAGAGCGGCCGCTTTCTATCGTTCCAGAATCTGTCGCTGATCCTGCAACAGACGATGGTCGTCGCAGTCATCGCGATCGGCCAGACACTGATCGTGCTGACCGGTGGCATCGACCTGTCTTGCGGCATGGTGATGGCCTTCGGCTCCATCATCATGACCAAGTTCGCGGTCGTGCTCGGCGTGCCCCCGATTCTCGCGATTCTGTGCGGCATCGGCGCCAGCACCCTGTTCGGCCTGCTGAACGGTCTGCTGATCACGCGTATCAAACTGCCCGCGTTCATCGTCACGCTCGGCACGCTGAACATCGCGTTCGCGCTCACGCAGATCTACTCGAACGCGGAAAGCGTGTCGAACCTGCCCGACGCGATCATGTTTTTCGGCAACACGTTCAGGGTCGGAGCTGCGGAAGTCACGTACGGCACCGTGCTCACGCTGCTGATGTATCTGGCCACGTGGTTCGTGCTGCGCGACACGGTGCCCGGCCGGCATCTGTACGCGCTCGGCAACAACGCCGAAGCCGCGCGGCTGATGGGCCTGTCGTCGCAGAAGATCCTGCTGATCGTGTACACGCTCGCCGGCGCGATCTATGGCATCGCCGCACTGCTGTCGGTGTCCCGTACCGGCGTCGGCGATCCTCAGGCCGGGCAGACCGAGAACCTCGACAGCATCACCGCGGTCGTGCTTGGCGGCACGAGTCTGTTCGGCGGACGCGGGTCGATCGTCGGCACCTTGCTTGGGGCGCTGATCGTCGGCGTATTCCGCAACGGCCTGACGTTGATCGGCGTTTCTTCGGTGTACCAGGTGTTGATCACGGGCATGCTCGTGATTCTCGCGGTCGCCGCCGATAAACTCTCGCACCGCGGCCGTTGA
- a CDS encoding carbohydrate ABC transporter permease yields the protein MSHSVSRHSVGAPVESGGPGLPASGGALGGASAASRRRGPTPTARRQRRAAFLFLAPACFMVAVYVVWPILSTIRLSFFNWDGMTEPTFIGLANYIELVHTPTFYTALKNNLIWLVLFLFAPPMGLAVALYLNQAVAGIRIVKSLFFAPFVLSGVVVGLIFSWFYDPTFGLLAMMLGHGVPVLGDPRYATFGIVFAALWPQTAYCMILYLTGLTTLNAEQIEAARMEGAHGWSMLWHVILPQLRPTTFMAIVVTIIGALRSFDLISVMTGGGPFESSTVLAYFMYDQAIKYYRIGYSAAIAVVLFGIMLVYIVYHLRRMLRAEQ from the coding sequence GTGTCGCATTCCGTCAGCCGTCATAGCGTCGGCGCTCCTGTTGAATCCGGCGGCCCGGGCTTGCCGGCGTCCGGCGGCGCGTTGGGCGGCGCGTCTGCCGCGTCGCGCCGGCGCGGGCCGACGCCGACCGCGCGGCGGCAGCGCCGCGCCGCGTTCCTGTTTCTGGCGCCGGCCTGCTTCATGGTGGCCGTGTACGTCGTGTGGCCGATCCTCTCGACGATCCGTCTGAGCTTCTTCAACTGGGATGGGATGACCGAGCCGACCTTCATCGGCCTCGCGAACTATATCGAGCTGGTCCACACGCCGACGTTCTATACCGCGCTGAAGAACAACCTGATCTGGCTCGTGCTGTTTCTGTTCGCACCGCCGATGGGCCTCGCGGTCGCGCTGTATCTGAACCAGGCGGTGGCGGGCATCCGCATCGTCAAATCGCTGTTCTTCGCGCCGTTCGTGTTGTCGGGCGTCGTGGTCGGGCTGATCTTTTCATGGTTTTACGATCCGACCTTCGGCCTGCTCGCGATGATGCTCGGCCACGGCGTGCCGGTGCTTGGCGATCCGCGCTACGCGACGTTCGGCATCGTGTTCGCGGCACTGTGGCCGCAAACCGCGTACTGCATGATTCTTTATCTGACCGGCTTGACCACGTTGAACGCGGAGCAGATCGAAGCCGCGCGAATGGAAGGCGCGCACGGCTGGTCGATGCTGTGGCATGTGATCCTGCCGCAATTGCGACCTACGACGTTCATGGCGATCGTCGTGACGATCATCGGCGCGCTGCGCAGCTTCGATCTGATTTCGGTGATGACGGGCGGCGGTCCGTTCGAAAGCTCGACGGTGCTCGCCTACTTCATGTACGACCAGGCAATCAAGTATTACCGCATCGGCTATTCGGCGGCGATCGCGGTGGTGCTGTTCGGCATCATGCTCGTCTACATCGTCTATCACCTGCGGCGGATGCTGCGCGCCGAGCAATAA
- a CDS encoding ATP-binding cassette domain-containing protein: MSTSTSTSASPSATMPVLQARGLIKRYGNVTALDGCDFEVLPGEILAVIGDNGAGKSSLIKALSGATVPDEGEILLDGKPVKFRSPLDARAQGIETVYQELAVAPAMSIAENLFLARELLKPGWRGSLFKMIDKRRMLEEATAHMKDLQIGIRSMRQAVETLSGGQRQGVAVARSAAFARHVVILDEPTAALGVKEGNMVLELIRRVRDRGLPVILISHNMPHVFEVADRIHIQRLGRRAALVKTKDVHMSEAVAIMTGAKEADVKAIA; this comes from the coding sequence ATGTCGACGTCGACTTCTACCTCTGCTTCCCCTTCTGCCACGATGCCGGTTCTGCAGGCGCGCGGACTCATCAAACGTTATGGCAACGTGACCGCGCTCGACGGTTGCGATTTCGAAGTGCTGCCCGGCGAAATCCTCGCGGTGATCGGCGACAACGGCGCGGGCAAATCGTCATTGATCAAGGCGCTCTCCGGCGCGACGGTGCCCGACGAAGGCGAGATTCTGCTCGACGGCAAGCCCGTCAAGTTCCGCAGTCCGCTCGATGCGCGCGCGCAAGGCATCGAGACCGTGTACCAGGAACTCGCGGTCGCGCCGGCGATGAGCATCGCCGAAAACCTGTTTCTTGCCCGCGAATTGCTGAAGCCGGGCTGGCGTGGCTCGCTCTTCAAGATGATCGACAAGCGCCGCATGCTGGAAGAGGCCACCGCGCATATGAAGGACCTGCAGATCGGCATCCGCTCGATGCGCCAGGCGGTCGAGACACTGTCCGGCGGCCAGCGTCAGGGCGTCGCCGTTGCACGCAGCGCGGCGTTCGCGCGCCATGTGGTGATTCTGGACGAACCTACCGCCGCGCTCGGCGTGAAGGAAGGCAACATGGTGCTCGAGCTGATCCGGCGCGTGCGCGATCGCGGCCTGCCGGTGATTCTCATCAGTCACAACATGCCGCACGTGTTCGAGGTCGCCGACCGCATTCATATCCAGCGGCTCGGCAGGCGCGCGGCGCTCGTCAAGACGAAGGACGTGCACATGTCGGAAGCCGTCGCGATCATGACAGGCGCGAAGGAAGCCGACGTAAAGGCGATCGCGTGA
- a CDS encoding beta-galactosidase, whose translation MRIGVCYYPEHWPESMWEDDARRMKALGIAHVRIAEFAWSRIEPTPGEYDWGWLDRAVDVLGAAGLKVVMCTPTATPPKWLIDRHPDILPVGADGRPRAFGSRRHYDFSSPAYFEASRRICTAVAERYGKHPAVAYWQTDNEFGCHHTVVSYSPAALARFREWLKARYRTIEALNEAWGTVFWSMEYRSFDEIDAPVGTVTEAHPSHRLDYRRFASDEVARYNRMQVEIIRAHSPGRPVAHNFMQLFTEFDHYKVAADLDVATWDSYPLGALEEQWFAPDIKARWLRSGHPDFASFNHDVYRGMSKLPFWVMEQQPGPVNWAQWNPAPLPGMVRLWSWEAFAHGAGCVSYFRWRQAPFAQEQMHAGLNTPDNRLDVGGNEAAQVASDIRTVLAANADANAAIRSKVALVYDYEAKWLFEIHPQGADFHYPRFAFEYYSALRALGLDVDVVPADASFDGYSLIVVPPLPVVPDDLAGRLARSGAQVVIGPRTGSKTRDLQIPANLPPGALSSVLPLRVWRVESMRPNVTEAVVLEQKGGAADGVARHWRDFIDSDASSALEVRARFADGHPAYVRSGPFHYFASLFDDALTVHLFAQIAREAGLETQALGDSVRISRRGALTYVFNYGDQVHTLDNIPDDAFVIGSREVAPQGVAIYRS comes from the coding sequence ATGCGTATTGGAGTCTGTTATTACCCGGAGCACTGGCCCGAGTCGATGTGGGAAGACGACGCGCGCCGGATGAAAGCACTCGGCATCGCACATGTGCGGATCGCGGAATTCGCGTGGAGCCGGATCGAGCCGACGCCCGGCGAATACGATTGGGGCTGGCTCGATCGCGCAGTCGATGTACTCGGCGCCGCTGGCCTGAAAGTGGTCATGTGCACGCCGACCGCGACGCCGCCGAAGTGGCTGATCGATCGTCATCCGGACATCCTGCCGGTCGGCGCCGATGGACGTCCGCGCGCGTTCGGCTCGCGGCGTCATTACGACTTCTCCTCGCCCGCTTATTTCGAAGCATCGAGGCGCATCTGCACGGCGGTGGCCGAACGCTATGGCAAGCATCCGGCGGTCGCGTACTGGCAGACCGATAACGAATTCGGCTGCCATCACACGGTGGTCAGCTATTCGCCGGCGGCGCTCGCGCGCTTTCGCGAGTGGCTGAAGGCGCGTTATCGCACGATCGAGGCGCTCAACGAGGCGTGGGGCACCGTGTTCTGGAGCATGGAGTATCGCAGCTTCGACGAAATCGACGCCCCCGTCGGCACCGTGACCGAAGCGCATCCGTCGCATCGGCTCGACTACCGGCGCTTCGCATCTGACGAAGTGGCGCGCTACAACCGCATGCAGGTCGAGATCATTCGCGCGCATTCGCCAGGGCGGCCCGTCGCGCACAACTTCATGCAGCTTTTCACCGAGTTCGATCATTACAAGGTCGCGGCCGATCTCGATGTCGCAACGTGGGACAGCTATCCGCTCGGCGCGCTCGAAGAGCAGTGGTTCGCGCCGGACATCAAGGCGCGCTGGTTGCGCAGCGGTCACCCGGATTTTGCGTCGTTCAATCACGACGTGTATCGCGGCATGTCGAAGCTGCCGTTCTGGGTCATGGAGCAGCAGCCGGGACCGGTGAACTGGGCGCAGTGGAATCCCGCGCCGCTGCCGGGCATGGTGCGGCTGTGGAGCTGGGAAGCGTTCGCGCACGGCGCGGGCTGCGTGTCGTATTTCCGCTGGCGTCAGGCGCCGTTCGCGCAGGAGCAGATGCATGCGGGGCTCAATACGCCCGATAACCGGCTCGATGTCGGCGGGAATGAAGCGGCGCAGGTGGCTTCAGACATTCGCACGGTGCTCGCCGCCAATGCCGACGCGAATGCGGCCATCCGCTCGAAAGTCGCGCTCGTCTACGACTACGAAGCGAAGTGGTTGTTCGAGATTCATCCGCAGGGCGCGGACTTTCACTATCCGCGTTTCGCGTTCGAGTACTACTCGGCGTTGCGCGCGCTCGGACTCGACGTCGACGTCGTGCCGGCCGATGCATCGTTCGATGGCTATAGCCTGATCGTCGTGCCGCCATTGCCGGTCGTGCCCGACGACCTCGCCGGGCGCCTTGCACGCTCGGGCGCGCAAGTGGTGATCGGTCCGCGCACCGGATCGAAGACGCGCGACCTGCAGATTCCGGCGAATCTGCCGCCTGGCGCATTGTCGTCGGTGCTACCGCTGCGCGTGTGGCGCGTCGAATCGATGCGGCCGAACGTGACGGAAGCGGTGGTGCTCGAACAGAAGGGCGGTGCGGCCGATGGTGTCGCTCGCCACTGGCGCGATTTCATCGACAGCGATGCATCGTCGGCGCTCGAAGTGCGCGCGCGTTTCGCGGACGGTCATCCGGCATACGTGCGAAGCGGCCCGTTTCACTACTTCGCGAGCCTGTTCGACGACGCGCTGACGGTGCATCTGTTCGCGCAGATCGCACGGGAAGCGGGCCTCGAAACGCAGGCGCTCGGCGACAGCGTGCGCATCAGCCGACGCGGCGCGCTGACCTACGTGTTCAACTATGGAGATCAGGTCCATACGCTCGACAACATTCCCGACGACGCATTCGTGATAGGTTCACGCGAGGTGGCGCCGCAAGGTGTAGCGATCTACCGCTCGTAA
- a CDS encoding ABC transporter ATP-binding protein, with protein MASISLRGVQKAYGDGTPVIRNVDLEIGENEFCVFLGPSGCGKSTLLRMIAGLEDLTDGDLSIGGQIVNDVPAAQRGVAMVFQSYALFPHMSVFENMAFGLKLAKTPKNEIDRKVREAARILQLEALLERKPKALSGGQRQRVAIGRAIVREPGVFLFDEPLSNLDATLRGQTRVEIARLHKQFAKASVVYVTHDQIEAMTLADKIVLLHSGKDTERYGSIAQIGAPLELYHRPTSRFVAGFIGSPRMNFLPGKVASLDAQGVLVTLDHTGENVRVPVSSAGLQPAQPVTLGVRPEHLEFVDASATTNAASSQDGVLGRTVSLVEQLGEHSYVHLDQPGGAVLIAKAPGNTRLAPGDRASLRVPRTACHLFTEDGFAAASLESVEHYV; from the coding sequence ATGGCGAGCATTTCATTACGAGGCGTGCAGAAGGCGTATGGCGACGGTACGCCAGTGATTCGCAACGTCGATCTGGAGATTGGCGAAAACGAGTTCTGCGTGTTTCTCGGACCGTCGGGTTGCGGCAAGTCCACGCTGCTGCGCATGATCGCCGGGCTCGAGGATCTGACCGACGGCGACCTGTCGATCGGCGGGCAGATCGTCAACGACGTGCCAGCCGCACAACGCGGCGTCGCGATGGTGTTCCAGAGCTATGCGCTGTTTCCGCACATGAGCGTGTTCGAGAACATGGCGTTCGGCCTGAAACTCGCGAAGACCCCGAAGAATGAAATCGATCGCAAGGTGCGTGAAGCCGCGCGCATCCTGCAACTCGAGGCACTGCTCGAGCGCAAACCGAAGGCGCTGTCGGGCGGGCAGCGGCAGCGCGTCGCGATCGGCCGCGCGATCGTGCGCGAGCCCGGCGTGTTTCTGTTCGACGAACCGCTGTCCAATCTCGATGCAACCTTGCGCGGGCAAACGCGCGTCGAAATCGCGCGCCTGCATAAGCAGTTTGCGAAGGCGAGCGTGGTCTACGTGACGCACGATCAGATCGAAGCGATGACGCTCGCCGACAAGATCGTGCTGCTGCATTCGGGCAAGGACACCGAGCGCTACGGCAGCATCGCGCAGATCGGCGCGCCGCTCGAGCTGTATCACCGTCCGACGAGCCGCTTCGTGGCGGGCTTTATCGGCTCGCCGCGAATGAATTTCCTGCCGGGCAAGGTGGCTTCACTCGATGCGCAAGGCGTGCTCGTCACGCTCGATCACACCGGCGAAAACGTGCGCGTACCGGTGAGCAGCGCGGGATTGCAACCAGCGCAGCCGGTCACGCTCGGCGTGCGTCCCGAGCATCTCGAGTTCGTCGATGCATCGGCGACCACGAACGCGGCGAGTTCTCAGGACGGCGTGCTCGGACGCACCGTATCGCTCGTCGAGCAGCTTGGCGAACACAGCTACGTTCACCTCGATCAACCCGGCGGCGCCGTGCTGATCGCCAAGGCGCCGGGCAACACCCGCCTCGCGCCCGGCGATCGCGCGAGCCTGCGGGTGCCCCGCACGGCCTGCCATCTGTTTACCGAAGACGGCTTTGCGGCCGCGTCGCTCGAATCCGTCGAACACTACGTTTGA
- a CDS encoding ABC transporter substrate-binding protein encodes MKLKPRKILLALALAAVAAGTSVVSTAQAGTLALNIAYKGASQRAVWQQVVDEFKKAHPGIDVKVSFIDEEAYKVQLPGWLSTVAPDIVNWHDGERMAYYAQRGLFEDLTGDWQKNGWNEMYASTKEASSYKGKQYAAPTVYYSWGMFYRKDLFEKAGIKGEPKTWDEFLDASKKLKAAGITPIAVAGRDAWTLAGWFDYLDLRLNGNAFHQKLMAGEIPYTDPRVKKVYTTWKQLIDDGYFINNSLSYDLDAVQPFLFQGKAAMMLMGTFIAAGFPDNVKPQMGYFQFPIIDSKVPTAEDGPVESLHIPSKAKNKSDAHTFLAFVETPEIGAQLAKGLGSLSANSKSPEPEDPISKIGFQILSNTKGGIAQFYDRDMTKEMADEGMKGMQQFVSDPSKLDDILAQLEQTRQRIYKK; translated from the coding sequence ATGAAACTGAAACCACGCAAGATTCTGCTGGCGCTCGCGCTGGCCGCGGTCGCCGCGGGGACCTCCGTCGTCAGCACCGCACAGGCGGGCACGCTCGCGCTGAATATCGCGTACAAGGGCGCGAGCCAGCGGGCGGTGTGGCAGCAGGTGGTCGACGAGTTCAAGAAGGCACATCCCGGGATCGACGTGAAGGTGTCGTTCATCGACGAGGAGGCCTACAAGGTTCAGTTGCCGGGGTGGCTTTCGACTGTCGCACCCGATATCGTCAACTGGCACGACGGCGAACGGATGGCGTATTACGCGCAGCGCGGCCTGTTCGAGGATCTGACTGGCGACTGGCAGAAGAACGGCTGGAACGAGATGTATGCGTCGACGAAGGAAGCATCGTCGTACAAGGGCAAGCAGTATGCCGCGCCGACCGTGTACTACTCGTGGGGGATGTTCTATCGCAAGGATCTGTTCGAGAAGGCCGGCATCAAGGGCGAGCCGAAAACATGGGACGAGTTTCTCGATGCCTCCAAAAAGCTCAAGGCCGCCGGCATTACGCCGATCGCGGTGGCGGGGCGTGACGCGTGGACGCTCGCCGGCTGGTTCGATTATCTCGATCTGCGCCTGAACGGCAACGCGTTTCATCAGAAGCTGATGGCCGGCGAGATTCCGTACACCGATCCGCGCGTGAAGAAGGTCTATACGACGTGGAAGCAATTGATCGACGACGGCTACTTCATCAACAATTCGCTGTCCTACGATCTCGACGCGGTGCAGCCGTTCCTGTTCCAGGGCAAGGCTGCCATGATGCTGATGGGTACGTTCATCGCGGCCGGTTTCCCGGATAACGTGAAGCCGCAAATGGGGTACTTCCAGTTCCCGATCATCGACTCCAAGGTGCCGACCGCCGAGGATGGGCCGGTTGAATCGCTCCATATTCCGTCGAAGGCGAAGAACAAGTCCGATGCGCACACGTTCCTTGCTTTCGTCGAGACACCCGAGATCGGCGCACAACTCGCCAAAGGACTCGGCTCATTGTCGGCGAACAGCAAGTCGCCGGAGCCGGAAGATCCGATTTCGAAGATCGGTTTCCAGATCCTGTCGAATACGAAGGGCGGTATTGCGCAGTTCTATGATCGCGACATGACGAAGGAAATGGCCGACGAAGGGATGAAGGGGATGCAGCAGTTCGTCTCCGATCCGTCGAAACTCGACGACATCCTTGCGCAGCTCGAGCAGACGCGTCAGCGTATCTACAAGAAGTGA